In a genomic window of Lonchura striata isolate bLonStr1 chromosome 4, bLonStr1.mat, whole genome shotgun sequence:
- the LOC110468493 gene encoding glycerol-3-phosphate acyltransferase 3 isoform X1 — MEVAWALGQAGAVWLAAVLGLIVVPSALGISLGISEAYMWVLVKTLEWATIRLQKSAKKPQPPRIPTANGIIERDETPMEKEIALLHGADFEFSHIFYFCRKGFEAIVEDEVTQRFSSEELLSWNLLTRTNVNFHYISLKLTVVWVIGVVVRYCFLLPLRFSLAAIGITSMIVGTTLVGQLPNCSVKNYLSEVVHLTCSRILVRALSGTIHYHNKENRPQKGGICVANHTSPIDAIILTNDGCYAMVGQVHGGLMGIIQRATVKACPHVWFERSEIKDRHLVTKRLREHVADKSKLPILIFPEGTCINNTSVMMFKKGSFEIGGTIYPVAIKYDPQFGDAFWNSSKYNIVSYLLRIMTSWAIVCNVWYLPPMVRKEDEDAVQFANRVRSAIAHQGGLTELPWDGGLKRAKVKDTFKEEQQKNYSKMLVRNGSVGSLSAETESD, encoded by the exons ATGGAGGTGGCGTGGGCTCTGGGGCAGGCGGGCGCCGTGTGGCTGGCCGCGGTGCTCGGGCTCATCGTGGTGCCCTCGGCGCTGGGCATCTCGCTGGGCATTTCGGAGGCCTATATGTGGGTGCTGGTGAAGACGCTGGAG TGGGCCACTATCCGGTTACAAAAAAGTGCCAAAAAGCCGCAGCCTCCACGGATTCCTACTGCCAATG gTATCATTGAAAGAGATGAAACGCCTATGGAGAAAGAAATTGCACTTCTGCATGGAGCAGACTTCGAATTCTCCCACATTTTTTACTTCTGCAGAAAGGGGTTTGAGGCTATTGTGGAAGATGAAGTCACTCAGCGATTTTCCTCAGaagagctgctctcctggaatCTGCTCACAAGAACTAATGTCAACTTCCATTACATCAGCCTGAAGCTGACTGTTGTGTGGGTCATTGGGGTGGTAGTGCGGTACTGCTTCCTGCTGCCCCTACG CTTTAGCCTCGCAGCCATCGGTATTACATCAATGATTGTGGGAACAACTTTAGTGGGACAGCTGCCAAATTGCAG TGTGAAAAACTACCTGAGTGAAGTGGTTCACCTCACGTGCTCCCGCATCCTTGTCAGAGCTCTGTCTGGTACTATCCATTACCATAACAA GGAAAACAGACCTCAGAAAGGAGGAATTTGTGTTGCCAACCATACATCACCAATAGATGCGATCATTTTGACAAATGATGGATGCTATGCAATG GTGGGCCAGGTTCACGGTGGGCTGATGGGCATTATCCAGCGTGCCACGGTCAAGGCGTGTCCCCACGTCTGGTTCGAGCGCTCCGAGATCAAGGACCGCCATCTAGTGACAAAAAG GCTCAGAGAACATGTGGCAGATAAAAGCAAGCTTCCAATCTTAATTTTTCCAGAAG GCACCTGCATAAACAATACATCTGTGATGATGTTCAAGAAGGGGAGCTTTGAAATAGGAGGGACAATCTATCCTGTTGCAATCAAA TATGATCCTCAGTTTGGAGATGCCTTCTGGAACAGCAGCAAATACAATATCGTGAGCTACCTGCTGCGAATAATGACCAGCTGGGCCATCGTTTGCAATGTGTGGTACTTGCCACCAATGGTTAGAAAG GAAGATGAAGATGCTGTTCAATTTGCCAACAGAGTGAGGTCAGCCATTGCTCACCAAGGAGGACTGACTGAACTCCCATG GGATGGAGGACTGAAACGAGCAAAAGTCAAAGATACCTTCAAAgaagaacagcagaaaaactaCAGCAAAATGCTAGTGAGAAATGGATCAGTAGGAAGCTTGTCTGCAGAAACTGAGTCAGACTGA
- the LOC110468493 gene encoding glycerol-3-phosphate acyltransferase 3 isoform X2: MEKEIALLHGADFEFSHIFYFCRKGFEAIVEDEVTQRFSSEELLSWNLLTRTNVNFHYISLKLTVVWVIGVVVRYCFLLPLRFSLAAIGITSMIVGTTLVGQLPNCSVKNYLSEVVHLTCSRILVRALSGTIHYHNKENRPQKGGICVANHTSPIDAIILTNDGCYAMVGQVHGGLMGIIQRATVKACPHVWFERSEIKDRHLVTKRLREHVADKSKLPILIFPEGTCINNTSVMMFKKGSFEIGGTIYPVAIKYDPQFGDAFWNSSKYNIVSYLLRIMTSWAIVCNVWYLPPMVRKEDEDAVQFANRVRSAIAHQGGLTELPWDGGLKRAKVKDTFKEEQQKNYSKMLVRNGSVGSLSAETESD, encoded by the exons ATGGAGAAAGAAATTGCACTTCTGCATGGAGCAGACTTCGAATTCTCCCACATTTTTTACTTCTGCAGAAAGGGGTTTGAGGCTATTGTGGAAGATGAAGTCACTCAGCGATTTTCCTCAGaagagctgctctcctggaatCTGCTCACAAGAACTAATGTCAACTTCCATTACATCAGCCTGAAGCTGACTGTTGTGTGGGTCATTGGGGTGGTAGTGCGGTACTGCTTCCTGCTGCCCCTACG CTTTAGCCTCGCAGCCATCGGTATTACATCAATGATTGTGGGAACAACTTTAGTGGGACAGCTGCCAAATTGCAG TGTGAAAAACTACCTGAGTGAAGTGGTTCACCTCACGTGCTCCCGCATCCTTGTCAGAGCTCTGTCTGGTACTATCCATTACCATAACAA GGAAAACAGACCTCAGAAAGGAGGAATTTGTGTTGCCAACCATACATCACCAATAGATGCGATCATTTTGACAAATGATGGATGCTATGCAATG GTGGGCCAGGTTCACGGTGGGCTGATGGGCATTATCCAGCGTGCCACGGTCAAGGCGTGTCCCCACGTCTGGTTCGAGCGCTCCGAGATCAAGGACCGCCATCTAGTGACAAAAAG GCTCAGAGAACATGTGGCAGATAAAAGCAAGCTTCCAATCTTAATTTTTCCAGAAG GCACCTGCATAAACAATACATCTGTGATGATGTTCAAGAAGGGGAGCTTTGAAATAGGAGGGACAATCTATCCTGTTGCAATCAAA TATGATCCTCAGTTTGGAGATGCCTTCTGGAACAGCAGCAAATACAATATCGTGAGCTACCTGCTGCGAATAATGACCAGCTGGGCCATCGTTTGCAATGTGTGGTACTTGCCACCAATGGTTAGAAAG GAAGATGAAGATGCTGTTCAATTTGCCAACAGAGTGAGGTCAGCCATTGCTCACCAAGGAGGACTGACTGAACTCCCATG GGATGGAGGACTGAAACGAGCAAAAGTCAAAGATACCTTCAAAgaagaacagcagaaaaactaCAGCAAAATGCTAGTGAGAAATGGATCAGTAGGAAGCTTGTCTGCAGAAACTGAGTCAGACTGA